A genomic stretch from Flavobacterium sp. KS-LB2 includes:
- a CDS encoding 2Fe-2S iron-sulfur cluster-binding protein produces MKVTIDGQSIEVEPGTTILQAARMIGGEVVPPAMCYYSKLKGSGGKCRCCLVEVSKGSEADPRPMPKLMASCVTGCMDGMEVNSKSSPRVTEARKSVTEFLLINHPLDCPVCDQAGECDLQNLSFEHGKSETRFIEEKRTFEPENIGPNIQLHMNRCILCYRCVMVADQLTDDRVHGVMDRGDHSNISTCISKAVDNEFSGNMIDVCPVGALTDKTFRFKSRVWFSKPYNAHRNCPTCSGKTTVWMFGDEIQRVTGRKDEYHEVDEFICNGCRFDHKDIADWTIEGPRAFEKDSVINQNKYNRKLQKVEIATEENILLGREEDRKKISMVEIPLTEEDIINQKNLGNNG; encoded by the coding sequence ATGAAAGTAACCATAGACGGTCAAAGCATAGAAGTAGAACCAGGAACAACAATCCTGCAGGCAGCACGTATGATAGGTGGAGAAGTAGTTCCGCCAGCGATGTGCTATTATTCTAAACTAAAAGGGAGCGGTGGGAAATGCCGTTGTTGTTTAGTGGAAGTTTCCAAAGGAAGTGAAGCCGACCCAAGACCAATGCCTAAATTAATGGCATCTTGTGTAACCGGTTGTATGGACGGAATGGAAGTAAACAGTAAATCTTCGCCAAGAGTAACCGAAGCCAGAAAATCTGTAACGGAATTTTTATTGATTAATCACCCGTTAGATTGTCCGGTTTGTGATCAGGCAGGAGAATGTGATTTGCAAAATTTAAGCTTTGAGCACGGGAAATCAGAAACTCGTTTTATCGAAGAAAAGAGAACATTTGAGCCAGAAAATATTGGTCCAAATATTCAATTGCACATGAACCGTTGTATCCTTTGTTACCGTTGCGTAATGGTGGCAGATCAGTTGACTGACGATCGTGTTCACGGAGTAATGGATAGAGGAGATCATTCTAATATATCAACTTGTATCTCAAAAGCGGTTGATAATGAGTTCTCAGGAAATATGATTGATGTATGTCCAGTAGGAGCTTTAACGGATAAAACATTTAGATTTAAATCCAGAGTTTGGTTTAGCAAGCCTTATAATGCACACAGAAATTGTCCTACTTGTTCTGGAAAAACTACCGTTTGGATGTTTGGTGACGAAATCCAACGTGTTACCGGAAGAAAAGATGAGTACCATGAAGTAGATGAATTTATTTGTAATGGATGTCGTTTTGACCACAAAGACATTGCTGATTGGACTATTGAAGGACCGAGAGCATTCGAAAAAGATTCGGTTATCAACCAAAATAAATACAACAGAAAATTACAAAAAGTGGAAATCGCCACTGAAGAAAATATCCTTTTAGGTAGAGAAGAAGACCGTAAGAAAATCAGCATGGTCGAAATTCCATTGACTGAAGAAGACATTATTAATCAAAAAAACTTGGGTAATAATGGATAA
- a CDS encoding NuoI/complex I 23 kDa subunit family protein yields the protein MSIESISLSGRKKQVSNKEMTFWERMYLIAIVKGLIITIQHLFTRKVTIQYPEQVREMSPVYRGQHQLKRDEQGRENCTACGLCALSCPAEAITMKAEERRADEKHLYREEKYASIYEINMLRCIFCGLCEEACPKDAIYLTTSKVLVPSSYEREDFIFGKDRLVMPLDIAMKNAQLKNAN from the coding sequence ATGTCAATAGAAAGTATATCCTTATCGGGAAGAAAAAAGCAAGTCTCTAACAAGGAGATGACTTTTTGGGAAAGAATGTATCTTATTGCGATTGTCAAAGGTTTGATAATTACGATTCAGCATTTATTCACCAGAAAAGTAACGATTCAATATCCGGAGCAAGTGCGTGAAATGAGTCCGGTTTATCGCGGTCAACACCAGTTGAAACGGGATGAACAAGGTCGTGAGAACTGCACAGCCTGTGGTTTATGTGCGTTATCTTGTCCTGCAGAAGCCATCACTATGAAAGCGGAAGAGCGCAGAGCGGATGAAAAACATTTGTACAGAGAAGAGAAATATGCATCGATATATGAAATCAATATGTTGCGTTGTATTTTCTGTGGATTATGTGAAGAAGCTTGTCCGAAAGATGCCATTTACCTGACAACTTCTAAAGTATTGGTTCCTTCCAGTTATGAAAGAGAAGATTTTATCTTTGGTAAAGATAGATTAGTGATGCCTTTAGATATCGCAATGAAAAATGCTCAACTTAAAAACGCTAACTAA
- the nuoH gene encoding NADH-quinone oxidoreductase subunit NuoH: MDNVFIIEKSVIIVAVFALTMLMAMYSTWAERKVAAWLQDRVGPNRAGPLGLFQPLADGLKLFSKEEFEPNTPNRFLFFVGPAIAMSTALMTSAVIPWGDRLHLFGRDILLQATDLNIGLLYFFGVVSVGVYGIMIGGWASNNKFSLMGAVRAASQMVSYEVAMGLSMIALLMMTGTLSLREISAQQAGMNWNVFYQPLSFIIFLICAFAETNRTPFDLAECESELIGGYHTEYSSMKMGFYLFAEYANMFISSTILAVLFFGGYNYPGMSWVVENWGVNIANVLGFGALFIKLCGFIFFYMWVRWTIPRFRYDQLMHLGWRILIPLSIINIIITGIVILRAEIATYLGF; encoded by the coding sequence ATGGATAATGTATTTATCATAGAAAAAAGTGTCATTATTGTTGCGGTTTTTGCTTTGACAATGTTGATGGCAATGTATTCCACTTGGGCAGAACGAAAAGTTGCCGCTTGGCTTCAAGATCGTGTTGGACCAAACAGAGCAGGTCCTTTGGGATTGTTTCAACCGCTTGCCGATGGTTTAAAATTATTCTCGAAAGAAGAATTTGAACCCAATACACCAAACAGATTTTTGTTTTTTGTAGGTCCGGCAATCGCAATGAGTACTGCATTAATGACGAGTGCTGTGATACCTTGGGGAGACAGGCTGCATTTATTTGGAAGAGATATTTTATTGCAGGCAACTGATTTAAACATTGGATTGTTATACTTTTTTGGAGTTGTATCAGTAGGTGTTTACGGAATCATGATTGGTGGTTGGGCATCTAATAATAAGTTCTCTTTGATGGGTGCGGTTCGTGCTGCTTCTCAAATGGTATCTTATGAAGTTGCCATGGGACTTTCGATGATTGCTTTGTTAATGATGACAGGAACCTTGAGTTTAAGAGAGATTTCGGCACAACAAGCAGGAATGAATTGGAATGTGTTTTACCAACCGTTATCTTTTATTATATTTTTAATTTGTGCTTTTGCAGAAACGAATAGAACTCCTTTTGACTTAGCGGAATGCGAAAGTGAATTAATTGGAGGATATCACACGGAATATTCATCAATGAAAATGGGATTCTATTTATTTGCTGAATATGCGAATATGTTTATTTCTTCTACGATTTTGGCGGTTTTATTCTTTGGTGGATATAATTATCCTGGAATGAGTTGGGTTGTTGAAAATTGGGGTGTAAATATTGCCAATGTTTTAGGATTTGGTGCTTTGTTTATCAAATTGTGTGGATTCATATTTTTCTACATGTGGGTTCGTTGGACTATTCCAAGATTCAGATACGATCAATTGATGCATTTGGGTTGGAGAATATTAATTCCATTATCAATCATTAATATTATAATTACCGGAATTGTAATTTTGAGAGCAGAAATTGCTACTTATTTAGGATTTTAA
- the nuoL gene encoding NADH-quinone oxidoreductase subunit L has product MNTNIALVLVLAPFLGFLFNVFFGKSLGKSLSGIIGTLSVLVSFIATAYFFSGISAQPEGIRISLFDWIQISNFKVDFGFQLDQLSILWLLFVTGIGSLIHLYSISYMHDDENMHKFFAYLNLFIFFMITLVIGSNLLVLFIGWEGVGLCSYLLIGFWHKNQEYNDAAKKAFIMNRIGDLGLLVGIFILGNLFSTLDYATLKTAIAGATDLNMYWLSVAAFALFIGACGKSAQIPLYTWLPDAMAGPTPVSALIHAATMVTAGIFMITRLNFLFDLTPDVQSIIAIVGAVTALVAATIGLVQNDIKKVLAYSTVSQLGLMFLALGLGAYEVAVFHVITHAFFKACLFLGSGSVIHALHGEQDMRNMGGLKKAMPITFVTMLIASLAISGVPLFSGFFSKDEILLVAFHHNIPLWVVASVASIMTAFYMFRLMFLTFFQEFRGTAEQKHHLHESPSLITIPLIILAILATIGGLISLPGNSWLNHYLIPILPKLATAEHHLGTTEYILMAIAVVGGLVGIGIAYAKYIKQNTVPTEDAAITGFSKVLYNKYYVDEFYDAIFVKPINFLSRFFRDTLETGLSALVFGFGKVTNEISYQGKKIQNGSIGLYLFVFVLGLCAIVSYLFLAQ; this is encoded by the coding sequence ATGAATACCAATATAGCTTTAGTTTTAGTTCTTGCTCCTTTTTTAGGATTTTTATTCAATGTTTTCTTTGGCAAAAGCCTTGGAAAATCACTTTCTGGAATAATCGGAACACTTTCAGTTTTGGTTTCTTTTATTGCAACTGCTTATTTCTTTAGTGGAATTTCAGCGCAACCGGAAGGAATTCGGATTTCACTTTTTGATTGGATCCAAATCAGTAATTTCAAAGTTGATTTTGGATTTCAATTGGACCAATTGTCTATTTTATGGTTGCTTTTCGTAACCGGAATTGGGTCTTTGATTCATTTGTATTCTATCAGTTACATGCACGATGATGAAAATATGCACAAGTTTTTCGCGTATTTGAATCTGTTTATATTCTTCATGATTACATTAGTAATAGGAAGTAACTTATTAGTATTGTTCATCGGTTGGGAAGGTGTAGGTCTTTGTTCGTATTTGTTAATTGGATTTTGGCATAAAAACCAAGAGTACAATGACGCTGCAAAGAAAGCATTCATAATGAACCGTATTGGTGATTTAGGGTTGTTAGTTGGAATTTTCATTCTTGGAAATTTATTTTCAACTTTAGATTATGCTACTTTAAAAACGGCTATTGCCGGTGCAACTGACCTTAATATGTATTGGCTTTCTGTTGCTGCTTTCGCTTTATTCATTGGAGCTTGTGGTAAATCAGCACAAATTCCATTGTATACATGGTTACCGGATGCGATGGCAGGTCCAACACCAGTTTCTGCATTGATTCACGCAGCTACAATGGTAACTGCAGGGATATTTATGATTACCAGATTGAATTTCTTATTTGATTTAACTCCAGATGTACAATCTATAATTGCAATTGTTGGAGCTGTTACTGCTTTAGTTGCTGCAACCATAGGATTAGTCCAAAATGATATTAAGAAAGTCTTGGCTTACTCTACCGTTTCTCAATTAGGGTTAATGTTTTTGGCTTTAGGTTTAGGCGCTTATGAAGTGGCTGTTTTCCATGTAATCACGCACGCTTTTTTCAAAGCTTGTTTGTTCTTGGGTTCAGGTTCTGTAATTCATGCTTTGCATGGAGAACAAGACATGCGAAATATGGGCGGCTTGAAAAAAGCAATGCCAATTACGTTTGTAACCATGTTGATTGCTTCATTAGCAATTTCTGGAGTTCCATTATTCTCAGGTTTTTTCTCGAAAGACGAAATCTTATTAGTGGCTTTCCATCATAATATTCCGTTATGGGTTGTGGCTTCGGTTGCTTCTATAATGACTGCTTTCTATATGTTCCGTTTGATGTTCTTAACGTTTTTCCAAGAATTCAGAGGAACTGCAGAACAAAAGCATCATTTGCACGAAAGTCCATCTTTGATTACCATTCCTTTGATTATTCTAGCAATTTTGGCTACTATTGGTGGTTTGATTAGTTTGCCTGGAAACAGTTGGTTGAATCATTATCTAATTCCAATTTTACCAAAATTAGCAACTGCTGAACACCATTTAGGAACTACAGAATATATCTTGATGGCTATTGCTGTTGTGGGTGGATTAGTAGGTATTGGTATTGCTTACGCCAAATACATCAAACAAAATACAGTTCCAACAGAAGATGCTGCCATTACAGGATTTTCTAAAGTGCTTTACAATAAATATTATGTTGATGAATTTTATGATGCTATTTTTGTTAAACCAATTAATTTCTTGTCTCGTTTTTTCAGAGACACTCTAGAAACTGGTTTGTCAGCTTTAGTTTTTGGCTTCGGAAAAGTTACCAACGAAATAAGTTACCAAGGAAAGAAAATACAAAATGGAAGCATTGGTCTTTATCTTTTTGTTTTCGTATTAGGGCTTTGTGCCATTGTTTCTTATTTATTTTTAGCTCAATAA
- a CDS encoding complex I subunit 4 family protein, producing MNVSLILIILLVGAFATYLAGDKLASKVALFFGLAAAGASIVLLNHYNSGENISFINQWITQPNISFALKADGLSMAMLLLTTVLTPIIIFSSFGNEYKNSKSFYALILFMSFAMAGTFLASDGLLYYIFWELSLIPIYFIALIWGNGDTEDRKKAVVKFFIYTLAGSLFMLVAFVYMYQKAGSLLLEDLYKLNLTANEQLWIFLAFFLAYAIKIPLIPFHTWQASVYQKAPTVGTMLLSGIMLKMGLYSVIRWQLPLAPLAAKEYMYIFIGLGIAGVIYGSIVALKQKDLKKLLAYSSLAHVGLIAAGTYTLTLDGLRGAVLQMIAHGFVVVGLFYAAEIIFRRYETRAIVEMGGIRTQSPKFTSMFLILVLASVALPTTFNFIGEFTVLYSLSQINIWFAILGGTTIILGAYYMLKMFQHAMLGETNSKVFADVTINEGITLVIIIGVLFFFGMYPKPITDLITPSLEEILTQINRIN from the coding sequence ATGAATGTATCTCTAATATTAATTATACTTTTGGTTGGTGCGTTTGCAACTTATCTTGCGGGCGATAAACTGGCTTCAAAAGTGGCTTTGTTCTTTGGGTTAGCTGCTGCAGGCGCTTCTATTGTATTATTAAATCACTATAATTCAGGTGAAAACATCAGTTTCATCAACCAGTGGATTACGCAACCTAATATTTCTTTTGCTCTAAAAGCAGACGGATTATCAATGGCAATGCTTTTATTGACCACAGTTTTGACTCCAATAATTATTTTTTCTTCTTTTGGAAATGAATATAAAAATTCAAAATCATTTTATGCGTTAATCTTGTTTATGTCGTTTGCAATGGCAGGAACATTCTTGGCGTCAGATGGTCTTTTGTATTATATTTTCTGGGAATTATCATTGATTCCTATTTACTTTATCGCCTTAATTTGGGGTAACGGAGATACTGAAGATCGCAAAAAAGCAGTAGTTAAATTCTTTATCTACACACTGGCCGGTTCTTTATTTATGTTGGTTGCTTTTGTTTACATGTATCAAAAAGCAGGAAGTCTTTTATTAGAAGATTTATACAAATTGAATCTAACAGCAAATGAACAATTATGGATATTCCTAGCTTTCTTTTTAGCGTATGCGATTAAGATTCCTTTAATTCCTTTTCATACGTGGCAAGCAAGTGTTTACCAAAAAGCGCCAACCGTTGGTACGATGCTTTTATCTGGTATCATGCTAAAAATGGGATTGTACAGTGTTATTCGTTGGCAATTGCCATTGGCGCCATTGGCTGCCAAAGAGTACATGTACATTTTTATCGGACTCGGAATTGCAGGTGTTATTTACGGTTCTATCGTTGCTTTGAAACAAAAAGATTTAAAGAAATTATTAGCGTATTCTTCTTTGGCTCACGTTGGTTTGATTGCAGCTGGAACGTACACATTGACATTAGACGGTTTACGAGGTGCAGTTTTACAAATGATTGCACACGGATTTGTAGTTGTTGGATTGTTTTATGCAGCTGAAATTATCTTCAGAAGATACGAAACTAGAGCCATTGTTGAAATGGGCGGTATTCGCACACAATCACCAAAATTTACTTCGATGTTTTTGATTTTGGTTTTAGCATCTGTTGCCTTACCAACTACTTTTAACTTTATTGGAGAATTCACCGTTTTATACAGTCTTTCTCAAATTAATATTTGGTTTGCCATTTTAGGAGGAACAACAATAATTTTAGGAGCGTATTATATGTTGAAAATGTTTCAACATGCAATGTTGGGAGAAACCAATTCTAAAGTTTTTGCTGATGTAACGATCAATGAAGGAATAACATTAGTAATTATAATTGGTGTACTGTTCTTTTTTGGGATGTATCCAAAACCAATTACCGATTTGATTACCCCAAGTCTGGAAGAAATTTTAACTCAAATAAACCGAATTAACTAA
- the nuoK gene encoding NADH-quinone oxidoreductase subunit NuoK, protein MNNILNHIGIENYIFLSVILFCIGIFGVLYRRNAIIVFMSIEIMLNAVNLLFVAFSTYHQDAQGQVFVFFSMAVAAAEVAVGLAILVSIFRNLGSITIDNLKNLKG, encoded by the coding sequence ATGAACAATATTTTAAACCACATTGGTATTGAAAATTATATATTCCTGAGTGTAATACTTTTTTGTATTGGAATTTTTGGAGTGTTGTACAGACGAAATGCCATTATCGTATTTATGTCAATTGAAATTATGTTGAATGCCGTAAACTTATTGTTTGTTGCTTTTTCAACGTACCATCAAGATGCGCAAGGACAAGTTTTTGTGTTTTTCTCGATGGCAGTTGCTGCGGCAGAAGTTGCGGTAGGATTGGCAATTCTAGTTTCTATTTTTAGAAACTTAGGTTCAATTACTATCGATAATTTAAAAAACTTAAAAGGATAA
- a CDS encoding NADH-quinone oxidoreductase subunit J family protein produces the protein MSTILIIFCVLSAITLSTAFLTIFSKNPIHSAIYLVICFFSIAGHYLLLNAQFLAIVHVIVYSGAIMILFLFTIMLMNLNEQKEVHRPRITRLGAIVSFCLICIVLILIFINSKPIVGEYVTTGEDYQSIKVLGKILLNEYMVPFEFASILLLVAMIGTVLLSKKEKLQK, from the coding sequence ATGTCTACGATACTTATTATATTTTGTGTATTATCAGCTATAACTTTGTCAACAGCATTTTTGACAATTTTTAGTAAAAATCCTATACACAGTGCTATTTATTTAGTGATTTGTTTCTTTTCTATTGCCGGTCATTACTTGTTATTGAATGCTCAATTTTTAGCGATAGTACACGTTATTGTGTATTCTGGAGCGATCATGATTTTGTTTTTATTCACGATCATGTTGATGAATTTGAATGAGCAAAAAGAAGTGCACAGACCACGAATTACCCGATTAGGCGCTATTGTTTCCTTTTGTTTAATATGCATTGTTCTTATTTTGATTTTTATAAATTCAAAACCAATCGTGGGTGAGTATGTTACAACTGGTGAGGATTATCAGTCGATAAAAGTATTGGGTAAAATACTGCTGAATGAATATATGGTTCCGTTTGAGTTTGCTTCTATATTACTTTTGGTTGCTATGATTGGAACGGTATTATTGTCTAAAAAAGAAAAATTGCAAAAATAA